The Cryptomeria japonica chromosome 9, Sugi_1.0, whole genome shotgun sequence DNA segment GCATCATCCACAATTAGATGGTTTCTAAATAGGTAAGCACTATAGTTGTACAACTGAGAGTTAGATTTGTTAGTCTTTAAAATTCATATGCCGTTGAAAATGGATGAACAGtgtgatctacaaagagatttgtTAAATTGACATAATATTTGGAAAGAGTAATTAGTCGTCAAGATCTAGTAGCATATGGTTGAACATTTAAGCAAAACATATCTAGAGAGTTATATTTTGGCATATATATAAGAAATcataaataaatatcatatttctaaattgtattcaTTAAAGGACGATTCATCTTGGAAAACCTCATTTCCAGCTGGGAAGCCATGGAATGGGCCAATTCCTCTCATCAAGAGGCTGCTATGCTTCTCCTTGACTTCGAAAAAGCCTACGACAGAATTGAGTGGGACTTCATCTTGATGATGCTAAAAGCCTTTGGATTCCCTGATATCTTTTGCAAGTATATTCAAATTCTTTTAAAAGATGCTTCTGCCATGATTGATGTCAATGGATCCCTAACCAATCCCATTCCTTTGTCTCGGTCTATTCGTCAGGGTTGCCCTCTTGCTCCTGCTCTTTTTGTCATTGCTTCCGATGCTCTTCATTATATCCTTAAAGATGACACCATCTCCCCTAAGGTGTGTGGTATTACTCTTCCTAATGACTCCGAGCTCCTCAATATTCAATTTGCCGATGACACTTCTCTctttcttgagctcagttttgacaaCCTAATCTGCCTTTGTAATAAACTTGATATGTTTGGTAAGGCTTCTGGAGCTCGTATTTCCAGCTCCAAATCCATTATGCTGGGATGGAGTGATCATCCTCCGGACTGGCTTTGCCAATTCGGTTATTCCTGGGGAGGACCTAACCAAATTGTTAGGTATCTTGGTATCCCCTTTTCTGTTAAGCCTTCCCTCAAAGATATGTGGTTATGGATAAAAGACAAGATTTTCAGAAAACTTAATAAATGGAATCATAGACTCTTATCCCTTGCTGGAAGAGTCCAGGTTTGCCAAAAGATTCTCTCCTCCTATAGTATATATTACTCTTCTGTCTGGATGTTTAGTAACTATCAGATCTTGGAAATTCAAAAAGCCATCAGGCACTTTCTTTGGTCAGATGGCAACGGTTCTAGGAAAGCCCATTCTGTTAAATGGGACTGGTGCCATCTAGAGAAAAGTCTCGGAGGGCTTGGTCTTAAAGATCTCAAACTTCAAGGAATGGCTCTTGCTTCTAAATGGATCCTTCAATCCCTTGTTGGTGACCAGCCCTGGAAAGTTCTTGTCAGAAATAACATTCAGAATGGAGTGCCTAAAACTGCTAAATCTTGGAAACATCTCCCCTTCAGTGATTTGGTTTTTGGCAATTTCCCCATATCTGTGAAGGGAACTTGGGTTTTCCGTTCCTTATGGAAAGCATGGGAGAACATTCGACACTATATTGATAACTCAACCTTTGATTATCATTATACTCTTCAAGGTGAgcgatcaatatggtggaatcttcTCCATCAAGGTAAACCCCTTGCTTTGACTAAAGGCTGTTCGGCTAAATTTTGGGCCAACAAGGGTGTTAAGTATATCATGGATATCCTTGATCACAATCAGCTCATCAGTTGGGAAGACCTTGCTAATCAATTTGATATCCTTTATTCTCATAAGCGAACGTATAACCTCATCAAAATGGCTTGTTCTCACCTTAATCTCCCCCGTAATACTGATGTGGATTCTCACCGATTTCTCTCTTTTAGGCGGCAGGATGGTACTCACCTCTCTTCTATCAAAGCTAAAGATATATACCGATTTCTTAACCATGATACCTCTGTTTCTCAACATCTTAATGTCATTTGGtactcttccttttcctcctctgatTGGCATAAAATGTTTGATAAGCTCTGGAAAGCTCCTATTCCTCCTAAAATTCAATGCTTTAAATGGCTGCTCCTGCTGGACAGGCTGCCCATTAGAAACCAGCATGCCACCCTTGATATTTGTTCTATCTGTAGAGTTCCTGAAACTATGAGACATATATTTTTCGATTGTTCCTTTGCCCGTGAAGGTTGGCTCATGTTTGGTATTTGCATCACTCGCTATGTTTATACTTTGGATATTATTACTGGTTTTATTGATGGCCTTAGAAAAGATACTAACTTATTTTGGCAGGTTCTCTCATCTTTCATCCTTTGGCATATATGGAAATTTAGAAATGATTCTAAGTTCCAAGGTTTTACCAGATCTCTTActggatttcatagaaatctcatTTATTTTAAAATTGCCTCACAGGTCTGCTGCGTGCTCAACCTGGAAAAAAGGAAGTTGCTCAGATTTTTGCGTGATGGTCGGGCTACAATGTTTATATATGAGATGCAGAATGGTTATGAGTTAGCTAGTGTGCTGGACAACCAGATGGCGTTTGATGAAGCCCTTGCCAAGCTCATGCAGGAGATCCAAAACAGCAAAAACCCCTCTGTTGATAACCTTCAGGTCTTTCATCAACTGCTGGAACAGAAAAAGGCTATCTGGATGGAGGGACCCATTGGTTGGACATCCTGGGTCAACAAATTTGAAGATGTTTACCCGTAGGACTAATCCTTTTTTGGTTGCTCTTCTGGTTCTCTTGTACTCTATTGCTTCTCGGCTGTATATGTATCTCAGATAGTTCTTCTCTTTGGTGGTTCTCTTTCATTGCTGCTCTCCTTCTAGCTGGTTGAGGCTCTGCCTCCCTCCTTTTTGATGTACTCTTTTGAACTctcgatttataatataaaaaaaaaattatattttttctatACTTTATACTATAATTAACTTTGTACActtatatttcaaaattcaaaagtgCATAAAGTTTATTATAATATAACATTTATATACTTTAAACTTTATTCACTTCTGAATTATAATAAACTTTGTTTCACCTTGAAATGAAAgcttattgatttattaaatttattcacttttaaattataataaactTTATTCACTTATAAGTGAAAATTTATAAGTGTATAAAATTTATTTATCTACTTTTGAATAAACTTTATAAGTGAAAATTTATTCACTTTTTGAATTATAAGTAATAGTTTTTCACTTTGGAATTATAATATTAAGTATATAAAAGCTATATTATAATAAACTTTATACAGTTTTGAATTATAAGTGTATAAATTAAAAGTTCATAAAGTTTTATTATTTATATCTATATTATTTATAAAGTTTATAAACATACctaataataaattttataaagttttatagctttatatattaaatatgaaactttaaattacaatatttaaattatattatgaTGTTAAACTTTAAAGTATATTAAAGTTTAATATAGTATATTAaattttacattttaaattaacatcatgtttaatattttatatttaattctattttttaaattaaaattaaatatatatttaatattaaaataaatgacaataaaatgacaaccaaaatgttaataatttaaatttaaaaataatattcaatatttcaacatgaatattaaatataaaaatatattgaaaaataaaaaaatataatataaatattgtacatttatataaaaatatattaaaaattaaaaaattaaaaataaaattattaaactaattttttaaaaatttattaagtaaaatataaataaaatatataaaattttagatatattaaaaaaataaaaaattataatataaatagaatacattaaataataaaaataagtataaataaaatacagtttaaaaatatatattttaaaaataatatagaaaacatatattaaaattttttaaaaatacaattaaaaatttattaaatgtggcgagtgagagagagagagaggtggggtgtGGGTCCAAACTGGGCTGCATAAGCCCACTGACAAGAAGGATTTGATGGGTTTCCGCCGTATGCCAATGCAACGCAAGTTGCCCACCAAAGAAAACGGTGGCCTGAAAATATGACCGGCGGGAATTTACCGGGATACTGACACTTTCCCGGCAAGCAAACCCCCATacaaaaagcctatcggcttaaaaaTAATATACGGAATTTACTTTAGAGCAGTACAACGTGTGCCTGGTGTGGTATTACTTTACTGTCTATCCAAACAAGAATGCACCTTTATCAAATTTGTTAATTGATTAAAAATTAgtatatgttatatttttataatctttaattaataaataaatatgatggaatgtacatttctttttatgttttgagtGATTTTATATAAGTGTGTTTCCTTTGCCGTATAATTGTTGTAGATATTAAATTTATTCAAATACTTCTGTTTATtagacatttattaattaacaaatatattaaattaatttattttataaaggttaatgatttgatatttcataatatgagacaaaaagaaaaaggGGCTATGGGTGTAAATAATAGGTACTTTGGTGAATTTTAAAAACTGGTTATTAATTATTTTagaatattattttttgttttcaaaatttattataaaattgattgttgaataattttttatattagagAGTAATAGGTATTGTCATCAATATCTTGAAAGATAGAAGAAGGTTTTTTCTGTGGCTTGCCAAGAATCTTTTTTTTTGTGACTTGTCAAGAATCTCAAATGTTTCTATTATAATTTTCTAAAACTATGTTTCTATTAATGTTTTGATAAATATTTGCACTGTACATCTGGTTGTTGACTAAAATgttatgatatgcaactattactAGGTGTTTTCTAAAATTGTAACTTAGTTTTCAACAAAAGGAAGAGAAGATGAATTAATTGTCATAGATAGCAAATTGAGGGATCCATAGAAAATAGTGAAAGGAATAAGCACTCGTAATCAAGAGAAGTGTGGGTTTGTAGCAATGTGTAATTATAGTTGATCTTGTCCCGATAAAGGGAGATCAACTAGCTATATTAGACTTCTATTTCCAACAAATGACTACTAAAACAAGTAGTCTTATATTACAATTAATGTCAACTTTTTTCTATTGCATGATTTCACAACCTCTCCATGCATGCTTCCATGATCATGTTTATGTGCATTTTTCAATTATAAATGTGTAGTTTattatgaaatttttttatatataaataattcatAAATAAATTGAGAGTGACTTAAAATACAATAATCACAAAATTCAAGTGATGAAggtccaaaataatttcattaatattCATAAAAAACAATTGGCTTATATTAACTATTTGGTCTAATTGACTTTAACTTACTACTAGAAAAGTCATTGCAAATAATAACCAaccattaaaatattaaatttagggTACATAATTCTTCAATTGTAAAGTTAATATCATCAATACTACCCTCTTGTTCTTTTTATTTGGTAAATTAAGATCTAGTATGCAAGTTTCTTATGATGGTATTGCTTATGTGTCGCTTCCTCTAGCTATTCACAAATACAATTGCTTTAATAGTTGTGGTTATTTCTCATTACCATTGGTGTAGCATGGGTGTTATATCTCTCTTCATGGGAAGACATCCATCTCCAAATAGGATATTGTCATACATTCACCTTTAACAACAAATCTAGATCCACATCTACAATAAATCTTGTACTTAACTGAAATGTTTTGACTTATCTTCTACTATAGAATCACTTCCTTAGACTAAGTGGATGGTTCAAAAATAGGCTAAGTGAACATATATAATTAATAATCTTTAATAACGAACacccatacatatatataattactTTAGTAATAATTCATTTCTCTAAAAAAAATTCCATTATATAACAGCCAGCCACTCTTTTTATAATAAACCTTCTAAACTTATTATAACCTCTCTCTTAATCAATATATTATCTTAAAAGTATTTCCAGTAAAGTACTCTATCCTTTGACCTTTATCTAAAAAATCAACTAACAATGCAGTCAAAGTTATTCTCTTCGGCGTGTAAATAACTATTTAACATCTTAAAGTATGAAAGAGGTAATTGGTAGACAGGAAAGATTATTCTGTTTGCAAGTTGAAACAGACGTATCACGGGGTAAGTAATTTATTGTGCAGGAAATGTGAATGCTACATCAATTTTTGAGATAAAATGTCTATCTATTAAGTATTAAATATTCAAGAGCAACAAGTCGGTGACGGGAAAAGCAACGGGGGCAATCTCTGTAGAAAGAAAATGATACGCAAATTTTTTTCCAAGAGAAAGGAATCTTACTTTTGAATTGTCCACTAGGGTTTACTACGCACAGGAAGTCAATTTTACTGTGGCCAGAAAATATGACCGGCGGGAATTTACCGGGATACTGACACTTTCCCGGCAAGCAAACCCCCATacaaaaagcctatcggcttaaaaaTAAAGAGGTGAGCCATTCTCCCAAGCAAGCAGGGTCTACCTTTGCATTTTAGTTGTAAAATACTCGAAGGGTGTATTTGGGAGATCGATCCATTAATAGTTGTCAAAGTACTTGTTATAATTTGATTTGTTAATAGAATATATGTATATCACTGtatgaatattaaaatattattaaatatctatttttttaataaatattatataattaattattttaaatttattttatatatattattgatACACTAAAATCTATGTAACTATTCATCATTCAATATAGAGAAGACAAATATTTATGGTTCATATACTTCATATGAAACAAAGTACTATGTTATTCATGACAATtataatttatttctaaaaatataataaaactaaTCTAAAATATTGTACGATACTTTATATAATCTTACAAGTAAATTGTTCAAACATGGACAAAATTGTCAAATCATTACATTATTtttattcaatagataatatacaaGTGTTCAACTCCTCTTCCTTTAGTAATTAAGGGTCactcttaaatcacacacactaagcaacacaTTAAGCCTACAGAATGTtcgtcaactctgagtgtttaacacttttaagtctagaagtgtattttTAGTGTGtccacacaccttaagcaacatattaagcctagaaaatgttagtcaactttgagtgtttaacacttttaagcctagaagtgtaagctCAATGTGTGTGATTTTAAGTCATTCCTTAAATATTTCCCTAACttgacataaataaataaaattatttttcatattcatCTCACTTATCATAAATATTGAGCAATAATTGTCCCAATTGAAGACTTGCACCACCAAATATTCAATACCTAAAAAAATACGTCAAATTTTAAAGTTGTCTGTATCAATTTACACCATCACCAAATTGTGATTTCAAATCCACAtatcaaacattttcaaaaatcAAGAAAGAAAAAACCTATAAAAATAATCTACAATAATAAACTTGAGATTcctacattcacatttacattttgaCTACAAAGATTATCACACTACACAAAAGATCAAACAGCAAAGAATATCAAACTATTTCGTGATTTTTTCTATAGGTGTTTTATTTTTTCTTCATTATATTTTAACACAGGCTAGAAAAATAATAGTAATATGTTATTCTAAATAGAAACATGTTATTCTAAATAGAGAGAATAATACACTTATGTTATCACATCAATTTCCATACAAGTTATAGAccaaacattttattttttatttgtgagAATTTAGTACAATTATTTAAGGCATATTGGTATGTCTTAACATTAAAAAAATAGATCTCATATTTTTGTACAGCTTGAGATCCTTAACATAGCATTAGACTTAACGTAGATTTTAAGATCCTTCAACAATAATATGTCATAAAGAGAATAAGCATTATAATGAATAAAAATTAGAACACAAGAAAATGTAAAATTGATCTTCGTATAATATTAGAGCGTATTCTACCATATTAGAAACAAACAAAAATAGTGCACACATGCATAGATAGCATAAACACACAAAAATATCACGAATTATATGTTCATTTTTTAAATACAAACTCAATAGATGAGAAAAGCATGTAAGGTTACAATTTACAGTAAGAAAATATATGGTATCACATATATTATGGGACAAAATAGATGTGACAAGAAGTGAGAGTCCTACAAGCACCCATGAAGTGCAAGATGCCACATACATCAACATTAAGTGGAGATGTATGAGGAAATTTGTGGTCCCTGGAAGATGTAAATATAATCCTTGTACATATGGGCACGTTTCAATTATATACATGTAGTGCTAAACCATGTGGAATATCCACTTTTCTCAAAACTACTTACCCTACAAATTGACATGATTGTGTGGGGTTGGGAGTAACTAAGGGGTAGGGAtggaaaagggaaaaaaaaagtAAACTAGTGTGGTCACAAGTTGTGTGTCGCTATTGGATTTTCCTAAATTGTAAGCTTGATCACGCATTCTGTTGTAAAACTCTTGAACACCCCATGATAGCCATCTAATTTGATCTACCATAAACAAACAAATTAGAGGCCTAAAGAGGTGCTTGGTTATTGTTTTGCACTTTTAAGCTTCATATTTAGGTTTCTTCCCAATCTCATATTTGAAAGCTTCATATCTGtcattttgcaaactctacaatcATTTTAGATTTTATTGAGGAATCCATCTATTTTCTTTAAGTGATTTTACAAGCTTCGTGATATAATGATACGAGCtttgtataatttttttatgatattattttttcTCAATAAACTACAGCCAAGGGAATTgcacacattatatatatatatatatatatatatgtatgtatgtatgtatgtatgtatgtatgtatgtatatgtatatgtatatgtatatgtatatgtatatatgtatacatatgtatgtatgtatatgtatgtatatatgtatgtatatacatacatatacatatgtatacatatatacatacatatacatatgtatatacacatatgtatatgtacatacatatatatatacatatatacatacatatacatatgtatacatatatacatacttatacatatgtatacatatatatacacatatatatgtatatacatatatataaacatatatacacatatatatgtatatatatatatacatacacacacatatatatacatatacatatatatatacatacatatatacatatatatatttgtgtgtgtgtatgtgtatacatatgtatatgtatgtatatatatatatgtatgtatgtatgtatgtatatatgtgtatgtatacatacatatatacacatacatatatgtatgtatacatatatgtatgtgtatatgtatacatatgtatgtatgtatatgtatgtatgtatgt contains these protein-coding regions:
- the LOC131858398 gene encoding uncharacterized protein LOC131858398; its protein translation is MEWANSSHQEAAMLLLDFEKAYDRIEWDFILMMLKAFGFPDIFCKYIQILLKDASAMIDVNGSLTNPIPLSRSIRQGCPLAPALFVIASDALHYILKDDTISPKVCGITLPNDSELLNIQFADDTSLFLELSFDNLICLCNKLDMFGKASGARISSSKSIMLGWSDHPPDWLCQFGYSWGGPNQIVRYLGIPFSVKPSLKDMWLWIKDKIFRKLNKWNHRLLSLAGRVQVCQKILSSYSIYYSSVWMFSNYQILEIQKAIRHFLWSDGNGSRKAHSVKWDWCHLEKSLGGLGLKDLKLQGMALASKWILQSLVGDQPWKVLVRNNIQNGVPKTAKSWKHLPFSDLVFGNFPISVKGTWVFRSLWKAWENIRHYIDNSTFDYHYTLQGERSIWWNLLHQGKPLALTKGCSAKFWANKGVKYIMDILDHNQLISWEDLANQFDILYSHKRTYNLIKMACSHLNLPRNTDVDSHRFLSFRRQDGTHLSSIKAKDIYRFLNHDTSVSQHLNVIWYSSFSSSDWHKMFDKLWKAPIPPKIQCFKWLLLLDRLPIRNQHATLDICSICRVPETMRHIFFDCSFAREGWLMFGICITRYVYTLDIITGFIDGLRKDTNLFWQVLSSFILWHIWKFRNDSKFQGFTRSLTGFHRNLIYFKIASQVCCVLNLEKRKLLRFLRDGRATMFIYEMQNGYELASVLDNQMAFDEALAKLMQEIQNSKNPSVDNLQVFHQLLEQKKAIWMEGPIGWTSWVNKFEDVYP